Sequence from the Herbaspirillum sp. meg3 genome:
GCAGCACTGATGGGGCAGAACGCCAATGCCCTGCCGCAGATCAACGCCTACTTCGCCTATGACGAACAGGGCCGCTCGCTTGTCGATTCGACGCCTTTTTATGTTCCGCAGGATGTCTCCGACCGCGACTACTTCATTTTCCATCGCGACAATCCCGGCCGCGACGCGCATGTCGGACCGCTGATCAAGAACCGCACCACCGGCTCCTGGATCATTACCGTGTCGCGCCGCCTCAGTCATCCGGACGGCAGTTTTGCAGGCGTCATCATGGCGGCGCTTGACCTCGAATACTTCAAGACCTTCTACGATAGCTTCGATATCGGCAAGGAGGGGGTGATCTTCCTCGGCATGAACAAGGGCACGGTGCTGGTGCGGCGACCTCTCTATGAGGAATACGTCGGCAAAACCATGATCGATACACCGATCTTTCGCGATCACATCGCCAAAAATGCGTCCGGGCTGGTCACGTTCAGATCGACGGTGGACAACAAAATCCGGCTTACTGCCTACGATCATCTGCAACACTATCCTTTGTATGTCTTCGTGGCGTTGTCAAAACAGGAAGCCTTATCGGGATGGGTGGAAGACACCATCATGCACGCCTGCGGCATCGGCGTACTGGTGCTGACGCTGGCGTTGCTGGGGTGGCGTCTGGTGCGGCAAATCCGGTTGCGCGCGCGCACCGAAGTGTCGCTGCGCGAGGCTCGCGATTCGCTCAATGAACTCAACGCCACCTTGCAGCGGCTGGCGCTGGAAGATGGATTGACCGGACTGGCCAACCGTCGGCATTTTGATCTCGCGCTGCAGGAAGAACTCAGTCGCGCAACCCGCAACGCCAGTTCGCTGGCGCTGATCCTGATCGATGTCGACCGCTTCAAACAATACAACGATATCTATGGCCACGCCGCCGGCGACGAGTGCCTGCGTCAGATCGGGCGCGCCATGAAAAACGTATCGCGTCGCAACGGCGATCTGGCGGCACGTTATGGAGGTGAAGAACTGGCCGTATTGTTGCCGAATACCGATCTCGCCGCAGCGCTGGAAATTGCCGAGAACCTGCGCAGCACCATCGACGCACTCAAGATCGCCCATGCGGGTAATCCTGTGGGCAATGTCACGGTCAGCGCAGGCATCGACGCACTCATGCCGGCACGGGCGGACGACCTTCCTGAAACCTTGATCCGCCAGGCGGATCAAGCGCTCTATCAGGCAAAAAAGCAAGGGCGCAATCAGGTTTGTGCTGCTACTGACGTGCTCTGAATCTGCTCGCAACACACGACACGCAACAAAAAAGCCGCCGTGTTTTCTGCAAACGCGGCGGCTCTCCGTTTTTTCGTCATCACGACATACTTCAGCGCGACAGCAATCTGACGTTGCGTTTGCCCTCATCATGCGCAATGGCTAAACGTGAACTGCCCGGGATCATAGGAAGCTCAACAGCATTGAGCACGGTACCGCCAACGCTCTTGACCACCATCGATGTGCCATGTCCATGCGAAAGCTTGAACAGACTGACTGCACGCGTCAGGCTCTCCGCTTGCTCCTGCAGAGAGCGCGCGGCAGCAGCCGCTTGTTCGACCAACGCGGCATTGTGCTGGGTGACTTCATCCATCTGGCTGATCGCGCCGCTGACCTGGACGATGCCATGACGTTGCTCCTGGCTGGCAACGCTGATTTCTTCAACGATGCCGGTCACGCGCTGGACGCTGGAGACCACTTCATCCATGGTGCTGCCGGCCAGTTCGACCAGCTCGGTGCCGCTTGCCACCTTGTTGACGGAGTCGGCGATGAGCTCCTTGATTTCCTTGGCGGCGGTTGCCGAGCGCTGCGCAAGGCTGCGTACTTCCGACGCCACCACGGCAAAACCGCGGCCCTGCTCACCGGCGCGCGCCGCTTCGACCGCCGCGTTCAGCGCGAGAATATTGGTCTGGAAAGCAATACCGTCAATCACGGCAATAATGTCGACGATTTTGCGCGAGGACTCGTTGATGGAACTCATGGTTTCCACGACCTGCCCCACCACGCTGCCGCCCTTCACCGCCACCGTCGATGCCGTTGCACCGAGCGTATTGGCCTGCTGCGCGTTGTCGGCATTGCGCTGGACCGTCGCGGTCAGCTCTTCCATGGCCGAGGCGGTTTCTTCCAGCGAACCGGCTTGTTCTTCGGTGCGTGCCGACAGGTCGGCGTTACCGGATGCGATCTGGGTCGATGCCGAAGCAATCGTATGTGCACCTTCGCGGATCTGGCCGACGATGTGGGCCAGATTGTCGCGCATTTCTTTCATCGACATCAGCAGGCTGCCTTTGTCGCCATCCTTGATGCTGATCTCAATGGCGAGATCACCCTTGGCGATGTGGTCGGCAATTTCCGCCGCGTAGTCAGGTTCGCCGCCGAGCTGTTTGAGCAAGCCGCGCGTGATCACCACTGCCACGACGATGCCAATGAGCACAGTAACGATGGTGATGCCGATGATCCACGCGATCGAGCGGTTAAACAGGCTGTTGGAGGCGTCGTCCGCTTCGGCCATGCGCTGTTCGGTCTGTTTGATGACGGCATTGATATCGCGCACGATCTGGCGGCGCAAGGGGCTGCATTCCTTGACGAGGAAGTCCCCGTACTCCTGCATCTGCCCCGCTTCACGATATTTGCGCGGGCGCTTCAGTTCTTCCGCCATGGCCAGCAAGCCGGCACTCACCTTATCGAAGTCGGCATCGCCCTTGAATACCGGCGCCATCGATTTGAGTGTGGCCAGATAAATCTCTTTCTGCTCGTCAACGATTGCCAGCTCTTTCATCGCGTCGGCATTGTCGGTGAAGATGAAGGCGTTACGTGCTGCGAGGCCGGTCTGATCCAGCGCTTCGCGCGCAACATACAAAGGTTGCAGTTTCTCCGTCAGTATCTTGTCGCCATATTTGACGGTGCTCAGAATACCTTCGAGACGCAGCAGCGAAAAGGCTGCCATGGCCGACAGCATCAATACCAGCAGCCCGAAGCCCAGGCCGAGGCGTACCCCGATTTTTAATTTATGTAGCGCGCGCATGTTTCCCTATCCGAATATCCGAAGATTCTGTATGTCAAAGCTGTCCCGACGGATGAGCATTGACCATGCCATCTGGATAAATATATTTACTACAGGAAACAATGTCCTGTATTTTTGAGTATGCTTGAGGTCTCGTCAGGTGATGCCAGACGTTGTGTATTGGCTTGCTGGGCGGAAAGTCTTTGCCAGCTTGACTTACGACCGTGCGAAGATATCACATACAGGTGTGTATGCTTATTTTTTCCACAACTTTTTCGCAGCATCTTTACAACATAATTGACATAAATAAGAAATAATTTCATGTTAAAAATACATAAAAATGAGAGGGGAAATCATGAGTAAACATGTCATCCGCATCGCCCTGTTGCTACTGTTTCCGTTTTTTCTCCTGACAGCCTGTGACCATTCCGTCGATGACAAACTGGCGGCGCAGGCGGCTGCGGAACACTCTCTGGGCATTTCGCCAAGCCTGTTCGCCACCAAATTCAATCGCGCCATTGCCGACGTTCTGGAAGACCGCAAGGATGAAGGCGCCGGCCGCATGGCGCCGCTCTACACCATCGACGTCACCCAATTGCACAGCGGTGGCGAGAAGCACACCTTCCAGACCCAGGTCGGTCCGTCGCAGACGTCGATGATGGGCAGCCTTGCCAAGGATGGCGACCTGAAAACGATCGGCGTGCTGCTCAGCAATCGCAGCGAAGGCGCGCGTATGGAATTTCTCCTCTGCGCAGAAGCGACCAGCCGTCTGGTCACCGACGGCGACAAAAAGAAGCTGCCGGATCTGATCAAGCGTCTGGTCAACAACGCGCTGAACAACCCCGGCCAACGCATGACCGAAGTGATCGGCGACAAGTTGATCTCAACCGAGATCATCCAGCAGGGATTGATGTTTCAGATCGAACACAAGTAAACCAGCTCAGACAGAGCAAACCGATCAGGCACTGAGCCAATAAGCAAACGGGGCGACCATGGTCGCCCCGTTTGCTAGATTCCACACTTGATGCCAGGCTAAGTTCCGAACTTATTACCGCAGTATTGCGGTCAACGTCCGTATCAGATGTCCAGTTTGATCAGACGCGTCGCCTTGGCGGTACCTCCCGCCATCAGATGGCGAATCCTGCCGTCAGCGATAGATAGCTTGACCTTGATCACGCTCGGCGACGGCGGCTGCATCAGATAGCCTTGCTCGATGATGATTTCCGCATCCCTGACGCCTGCATAGTCACGCAGATAGCAGGCGAGCGGCCCGGCAGCGGTACCGGTGGCCGATTCTTCCGGAATGCCGAAACGCGGTGCAAACATGCGCACGCCTGCATGCCTTCCACTGATCGTCGTCATGTTGGAAAAAACGTAATAGCCAATCACATCCAGCTCATTGCTGATGGCTTCAATCAGTTTGAAATCGGCGCGCAGCGTGGACACCGCCTGTTCATCCGGGAACGGCACCACCAGAAAAGTATTGCTGGTGTTGACCAGCGCCGGCACGAGCGCGCCGTGAAACTGTGCGGGCGTCACACCCAGCGACGCCGCAATACGCTCAGAGAAAGGGGAGTCTGCAGGAATATCCCGATATTCCGGCGCGCGCTGCTCCATGTAGACCATGTCACCGTCGATCAGGATGTTGCGGTTGCCGTCGATGGTTTCTTTCGACAACATGCCGTCCCCGACCAAACCCAGCTTGCGCAGCAGGGAAAACGTGGCGATGGTGGCATGACCGCAGTGCGCAATCTGGCGTGTCGGGGTAAAAAATTCGAGTTTGATGGTGGCGCTTTGCGAGGCAGACACGAACGCCGTCTCGGACAAACCCAGTTTGCGGGCAATGTACAGCTTCTGGTCGGTTGTCAGATTATTCGCGTCGAGCACTACACCTGCGGGATTGCCGCCAAGGACGCCATCAATGAAAGCATTAACGATATGAGCTTCGACGTGCAAAATGGAATCCCCCGAAGTGTGTATTCGACTAGTAGTTCTTCAGGGGATTCTAGCGCAACACGCCACGTCTTCGCTGGTGTGTTGCACCTTTACTCAATTACTTAGCTTGGAAAGGCTCAAACGGCTCGGTCAGGATGCCTGTCAGGGTGCGGACGCCGTCGATGTAATTACCGAGGCGCATATTCTCGTTGGCGCTGTGCTGATTGTTGTCGGCATTCACCAACGGCACGATCACGAACGGAATCTTCAATGCACCGACCATGGCGCCAGTCGGCACGGTACCGCCCATCATGCGGATCTGCACGGGATCCTTGCCATAGGTTTTGTTGAAAGAGCTGCGCAGCCATTTGCCGATCGGCGAAGCCAGGTCGGTGCGTACCGCCATGCTGGAGGCAGACACCTGCGCGTAGTCCAGCGAAGCGAGCTTGGCATAGCGCGCGCGATCGTCATCGGTCGGCTCGCCCTTGACCAGATGAAAACCCTGCTTTTCGATATGCGACTTGAGCAAACCCAGCAAAACTTGCGGATCGGTCTCAGGCACGGTACGCAAATCGAGTTCGGCAATCGCCACTCCCGGCACGATGGTACGCGCCTTCGCGCCGACATCCGCGGATTGCATGCCACGCACGTTCAGCGTAGGGTATTGCATGGCTTCCTGATAGTTCTGTCCGACCTTCTCTGCCTGAGCAATGCCGAGGCGCTTGCGCAGCGCAGCTTCATCATCCGGCACGGCGCGCATGATGCGGCGCGATTCGTCATCCAGCTTGACGGCGTCGTAGTAGCCGGCGACCGTCACGCGGCCGTCGTCGTCTTTCATCGATGCCAGCAAACGCGCCATGGTTTGCGCAGGGTTGGCGGCATAGTTGCCGTAGTGTCCGCTATGGCTATCCTGACGCGGGCCGAAGACCTTCAATGTCGCCTGCGCCACGCCGCGGTTACCGAAGACCAGCGTCGGCAAATTGCTGGCATGCATCGGACCGTCCAGCACCACCAGCAGGTCGGACTTCAACAAGGCCTGATGCTCGCTGATCACCTTGCCCAGCGATGGTGATCCTTTTTCTTCTTCCGAATCGAGGATGATCTTGACGTTGAC
This genomic interval carries:
- a CDS encoding PhzF family phenazine biosynthesis protein; protein product: MHVEAHIVNAFIDGVLGGNPAGVVLDANNLTTDQKLYIARKLGLSETAFVSASQSATIKLEFFTPTRQIAHCGHATIATFSLLRKLGLVGDGMLSKETIDGNRNILIDGDMVYMEQRAPEYRDIPADSPFSERIAASLGVTPAQFHGALVPALVNTSNTFLVVPFPDEQAVSTLRADFKLIEAISNELDVIGYYVFSNMTTISGRHAGVRMFAPRFGIPEESATGTAAGPLACYLRDYAGVRDAEIIIEQGYLMQPPSPSVIKVKLSIADGRIRHLMAGGTAKATRLIKLDI
- a CDS encoding M20/M25/M40 family metallo-hydrolase, whose amino-acid sequence is MNIISRRSLRATCIASSIAVAMLASSSLFAADAPTSAQAVTAAKATFKEWAEVLAIPNDSVVAADIQRNTAWFEQAFQRRGFRTQQLANDGRPMLFAELPGNKAGKPTVLFYAHLDGQAVTPSEWQQESPWKPTLKQRNAAGQWEALPIDQLYTANPNPEWRLFGRASADDKAPIMMLLAAFDALKTNGAAPAVNVKIILDSEEEKGSPSLGKVISEHQALLKSDLLVVLDGPMHASNLPTLVFGNRGVAQATLKVFGPRQDSHSGHYGNYAANPAQTMARLLASMKDDDGRVTVAGYYDAVKLDDESRRIMRAVPDDEAALRKRLGIAQAEKVGQNYQEAMQYPTLNVRGMQSADVGAKARTIVPGVAIAELDLRTVPETDPQVLLGLLKSHIEKQGFHLVKGEPTDDDRARYAKLASLDYAQVSASSMAVRTDLASPIGKWLRSSFNKTYGKDPVQIRMMGGTVPTGAMVGALKIPFVIVPLVNADNNQHSANENMRLGNYIDGVRTLTGILTEPFEPFQAK
- a CDS encoding methyl-accepting chemotaxis protein; its protein translation is MRALHKLKIGVRLGLGFGLLVLMLSAMAAFSLLRLEGILSTVKYGDKILTEKLQPLYVAREALDQTGLAARNAFIFTDNADAMKELAIVDEQKEIYLATLKSMAPVFKGDADFDKVSAGLLAMAEELKRPRKYREAGQMQEYGDFLVKECSPLRRQIVRDINAVIKQTEQRMAEADDASNSLFNRSIAWIIGITIVTVLIGIVVAVVITRGLLKQLGGEPDYAAEIADHIAKGDLAIEISIKDGDKGSLLMSMKEMRDNLAHIVGQIREGAHTIASASTQIASGNADLSARTEEQAGSLEETASAMEELTATVQRNADNAQQANTLGATASTVAVKGGSVVGQVVETMSSINESSRKIVDIIAVIDGIAFQTNILALNAAVEAARAGEQGRGFAVVASEVRSLAQRSATAAKEIKELIADSVNKVASGTELVELAGSTMDEVVSSVQRVTGIVEEISVASQEQRHGIVQVSGAISQMDEVTQHNAALVEQAAAAARSLQEQAESLTRAVSLFKLSHGHGTSMVVKSVGGTVLNAVELPMIPGSSRLAIAHDEGKRNVRLLSR
- a CDS encoding sensor domain-containing diguanylate cyclase — its product is MSTTDTGAEPAASTDPSREESAKKPASVANLAIGFILLVCGLFIVVDMIQLGLARKQQIDDTNIAVTNIAHALQRHADDAIKSADVSLIGMIKLVETEGSGPRGQGNLAALMGQNANALPQINAYFAYDEQGRSLVDSTPFYVPQDVSDRDYFIFHRDNPGRDAHVGPLIKNRTTGSWIITVSRRLSHPDGSFAGVIMAALDLEYFKTFYDSFDIGKEGVIFLGMNKGTVLVRRPLYEEYVGKTMIDTPIFRDHIAKNASGLVTFRSTVDNKIRLTAYDHLQHYPLYVFVALSKQEALSGWVEDTIMHACGIGVLVLTLALLGWRLVRQIRLRARTEVSLREARDSLNELNATLQRLALEDGLTGLANRRHFDLALQEELSRATRNASSLALILIDVDRFKQYNDIYGHAAGDECLRQIGRAMKNVSRRNGDLAARYGGEELAVLLPNTDLAAALEIAENLRSTIDALKIAHAGNPVGNVTVSAGIDALMPARADDLPETLIRQADQALYQAKKQGRNQVCAATDVL
- a CDS encoding aldehyde dehydrogenase encodes the protein MSKHVIRIALLLLFPFFLLTACDHSVDDKLAAQAAAEHSLGISPSLFATKFNRAIADVLEDRKDEGAGRMAPLYTIDVTQLHSGGEKHTFQTQVGPSQTSMMGSLAKDGDLKTIGVLLSNRSEGARMEFLLCAEATSRLVTDGDKKKLPDLIKRLVNNALNNPGQRMTEVIGDKLISTEIIQQGLMFQIEHK